From a single Wolbachia endosymbiont of Oedothorax gibbosus genomic region:
- a CDS encoding ankyrin repeat domain-containing protein: MSIDLSALATNAKKLDEYIDKNEKREWERKEKDEQLYGTIERKVKKEKHKHEKPRGQDGALKKCKRLFEEGASSEVLTKLEESLREQEKYYRYYVQCFLPVLNRKISKELDPIKKEEIGQVISEITYNSRYCNKNDRRDSETESGYGSDIEDDHKVEISNEITNSNALLLKAIKNGNNRKFEKYLKNCTDINSVKGEKDNNILHLIVSLEKKQKCKFLDILIKTFTKEDLAQLINSENQDALQVALINKITKEKHVSHTIRSNDNTLKFFVKLLRHGASPGQLELPEESLKKLPKEQNEYYLKFLKKLVKLSKKSELNQETKNSVITKVADIVYDGYPLHKTVSNRDKDKNKFSELLQSGYDITTKDADGNTVLHCAVELDGRAKYDFTKLILEKNKKLVNTPNKEQQTPLHQLLQHIKEKNEDRSCTDRKFEKTNRYKALELFLQNGADITVQDKDGKNALHYIASFKGEQKVTCLELILNSVEKEKFSKAANATNEKERTPLQVALITKTTKNKHNLVNPKSRDNTIKFCVKLLQNGVDPKQLILPERLWSKEYYKTIKGIEKSMGRALIPDDMRTELKCNFGKKLKARDIVKYVNNVVCKVVTTLVFTALACAVIFSASQGSITIATASSIIAVIGVCYLIYLNLENIYEGFGKIKGKFTEEKQLTLQDNAPKNDTQCNNSVKDIENKSNDLEEQEVQKSSSQSEYTENPATKMSDISILRQFINKLVGNVL, encoded by the coding sequence ATGAGTATAGATCTAAGTGCACTAGCTACTAATGCAAAAAAATTAGATGAATACATAGATAAAAATGAAAAGCGAGAGTGGGAGAGAAAAGAAAAAGACGAGCAATTGTATGGCACTATAGAGAGAAAGGTAAAAAAAGAAAAACACAAGCATGAAAAACCAAGAGGTCAAGATGGAGCCCTCAAGAAGTGCAAAAGGTTATTTGAGGAAGGTGCTAGCTCTGAAGTATTAACTAAATTAGAAGAATCACTTAGAGAACAAGAAAAATATTATAGGTATTATGTCCAATGCTTTCTTCCGGTATTGAATAGAAAAATATCGAAAGAACTAGACCCTATAAAAAAAGAGGAAATAGGACAAGTAATTTCTGAAATTACTTATAATAGCAGATATTGTAACAAAAATGATCGTAGGGACAGTGAAACAGAGAGTGGCTACGGTAGCGATATTGAAGATGATCATAAAGTAGAAATAAGCAACGAAATAACAAATAGCAATGCTCTATTACTAAAAGCGATCAAAAATGGAAATAACAGGAAATTTGAAAAATATCTAAAAAATTGTACGGATATTAATAGTGTGAAAGGTGAAAAAGACAACAATATTTTACACCTTATCGTGTCGTTGGAAAAGAAACAGAAATGCAAGTTTCTGGATATCCTAATAAAAACGTTCACCAAGGAAGATTTAGCACAACTCATTAATAGTGAAAATCAGGACGCTCTTCAGGTGGCACTAATTAACAAGATAACAAAAGAAAAACATGTGTCTCATACAATTCGAAGTAACGATAACACACTTAAGTTTTTCGTGAAATTGTTAAGGCATGGAGCTAGTCCAGGTCAGTTAGAATTACCTGAGGAAAGCTTAAAAAAATTACCTAAAGAGCAAAATGAATACTATCTTAAATTCCTAAAAAAGTTAGTAAAATTATCAAAGAAGTCTGAGTTAAACCAAGAGACAAAAAACTCGGTAATAACTAAAGTTGCAGATATTGTCTACGATGGCTATCCATTACATAAAACAGTTTCGAATAGAGATAAAGACAAAAATAAATTTAGTGAGCTATTACAAAGTGGTTATGATATCACTACTAAAGATGCAGATGGTAATACGGTCTTACACTGTGCTGTAGAATTAGATGGGAGAGCAAAGTATGACTTTACTAAGCTTATACTAGAAAAAAACAAAAAACTGGTAAATACTCCAAACAAAGAACAGCAAACACCTCTTCATCAGTTGCTTCAGCATATAAAAGAAAAAAATGAGGATCGATCATGTACAGATAGAAAATTTGAAAAAACAAATAGGTATAAAGCCTTAGAGTTATTTCTACAAAATGGTGCAGATATTACTGTGCAAGATAAAGATGGAAAAAATGCTCTTCACTATATTGCTTCATTCAAAGGAGAACAAAAAGTTACATGTTTAGAGTTGATTTTAAATTCGGTGGAAAAAGAGAAATTTAGTAAAGCTGCAAACGCCACTAACGAAAAAGAACGCACACCACTACAAGTAGCGCTAATTACTAAGACGACAAAAAATAAACATAATTTGGTCAATCCTAAGAGCCGTGATAACACGATCAAGTTCTGTGTAAAATTATTGCAGAATGGTGTTGACCCAAAGCAGTTAATACTACCCGAAAGATTATGGAGCAAAGAGTATTATAAAACTATAAAAGGAATAGAGAAATCAATGGGTAGAGCGCTTATTCCAGATGATATGAGAACTGAACTGAAGTGCAATTTTGGCAAGAAGTTAAAAGCACGCGATATTGTGAAGTATGTCAATAATGTTGTTTGTAAAGTAGTGACAACGCTTGTATTTACTGCTTTAGCCTGTGCGGTAATATTCAGCGCTTCTCAAGGAAGTATTACAATTGCAACTGCCTCATCTATTATAGCAGTTATTGGAGTTTGTTATCTTATTTACTTGAATTTAGAAAATATTTATGAAGGATTTGGAAAAATTAAAGGAAAGTTTACTGAAGAAAAGCAACTTACACTTCAAGATAACGCACCAAAAAATGATACACAATGCAATAACTCTGTTAAGGATATAGAAAATAAGTCCAACGATTTAGAAGAGCAAGAGGTGCAAAAATCATCAAGTCAATCAGAATATACAGAAAATCCAGCTACTAAAATGAGCGATATATCAATACTACGCCAATTTATAAATAAGCTAGTAGGGAACGTTCTATAG
- the gmk gene encoding guanylate kinase, with protein sequence MTVKSEGILLILSSPSGAGKTTISEKLLEQSTNLVRSISMTTRKPRSGEINGKDYFFVTEEKFHELCEAGQMLEYAKVFENFYGIPRDFIEQNLSSGISVLLSIDWQGAFHLFKLMRKKVVSVFILPPSMEELRLRLQKRNSDDASEIERRLAEAQKEISKRDKYDYVIINDDIDKSVEEISSILNKERLKKLKEKPSLED encoded by the coding sequence ATGACCGTAAAAAGTGAGGGCATATTATTGATTCTATCCTCTCCTTCTGGAGCCGGAAAAACTACTATATCAGAAAAATTACTTGAGCAATCAACTAATTTAGTTAGGTCTATTTCTATGACTACGCGCAAGCCTCGCTCCGGCGAAATAAATGGAAAAGACTATTTTTTCGTTACCGAAGAAAAATTTCACGAGTTATGCGAAGCTGGTCAGATGCTTGAATACGCCAAAGTTTTTGAGAATTTTTATGGTATACCAAGAGATTTTATAGAGCAAAACCTGAGCAGTGGAATAAGCGTTTTACTAAGCATAGACTGGCAAGGAGCATTTCACTTATTCAAGCTCATGAGAAAAAAAGTTGTAAGTGTTTTTATACTTCCCCCTTCAATGGAAGAGCTTAGGTTGCGTTTGCAAAAGCGTAATAGTGATGATGCAAGCGAAATAGAGCGCAGATTAGCCGAAGCTCAAAAAGAGATAAGCAAACGTGATAAATATGATTATGTAATAATCAATGATGATATTGATAAAAGTGTAGAAGAGATAAGCTCCATACTAAATAAAGAAAGACTTAAAAAACTAAAAGAAAAACCAAGTCTGGAAGACTGA
- a CDS encoding pentapeptide repeat-containing protein produces MIRFLILILVGHLCYGNEINDKKNQISDFLNALRDAKYVSYSKKDFAEFLVQCHKEGVPEDFKKGFGSNLNGANFNQLYLSKSVFDGVSLIGADFSNTDLSYVSFIDVDLRGANFSNANLHGIKIKGTNLSFTKFVSANLTDIVFDQSNVSYADFISSDLKKVSMHNVIVLHTNFSNVKMNLSNLSNSNVSYVNFNDSEINDTVMQKNNLDNASFFGVDAYKLKIQFSSLKNANIYGAELKESDFTGSNLSDACLNSSIIINSNFDETNLSNTQISYVNDDNSSFVQSILNGSKIKHAYVSEANLQDADLSNIDFSFSELYQVNVSNADIRHGKFHNTKVANSNMNGSFFDHSLFTSAKIEDSDLSTTSMYKIKIQDSQVYNSTLSHHNIDSSEIENSTFFNLLADNSSWSNLKVTNSNFVESDFRSSLLHANAFRKTSFFLSNLSNSTISDMSFHSSSIYKSSVADAHLTDCKFDNSILIDNQGQKKLAGLENAITSIGDLQEKISQGEKFNVNYSYFEFKDMNLENADFSNSTLSRAKFVNVNLNKANLEKTDLRYTVFDNSSLIGTNLSNSNLEGSSFLNSDPKSAILKNAKKNDRKK; encoded by the coding sequence ATGATTAGATTTTTGATATTAATTTTAGTTGGTCATTTATGTTATGGAAACGAAATAAATGATAAAAAAAATCAGATTAGTGATTTTTTAAATGCTCTGCGTGATGCAAAATACGTATCTTACAGTAAAAAAGACTTTGCTGAATTTTTGGTGCAGTGCCACAAAGAGGGCGTGCCAGAAGATTTTAAGAAAGGTTTTGGTTCTAACTTAAATGGAGCTAATTTTAACCAACTGTACCTAAGTAAATCTGTTTTTGATGGAGTAAGTCTGATTGGTGCTGATTTTTCTAACACCGATTTATCCTACGTGTCTTTCATTGATGTTGATTTACGTGGTGCTAATTTCTCCAATGCTAATTTACATGGCATTAAAATAAAAGGTACAAATTTGAGTTTTACAAAATTTGTTTCTGCAAACTTAACAGATATCGTATTTGATCAGTCTAATGTTAGTTATGCTGATTTTATCAGTTCCGATCTCAAAAAAGTAAGTATGCACAACGTAATTGTTTTGCATACTAATTTCTCGAATGTGAAAATGAATCTCTCCAACTTATCAAACTCGAATGTTAGCTACGTAAATTTTAATGATAGTGAAATAAACGATACTGTTATGCAGAAAAATAACCTTGATAATGCAAGTTTCTTTGGAGTGGATGCATATAAATTAAAGATACAATTTTCTTCATTAAAAAATGCTAACATATATGGTGCAGAGTTAAAAGAATCAGACTTTACAGGTAGCAATCTTTCCGATGCCTGCCTTAATTCTTCTATCATAATCAACAGTAACTTCGACGAAACTAATTTAAGCAACACACAAATTTCCTATGTGAATGACGATAATTCAAGTTTTGTTCAATCTATACTAAATGGTTCCAAGATAAAACATGCATATGTTTCTGAAGCAAATCTTCAGGATGCTGATTTATCCAATATTGATTTTAGTTTTAGTGAACTGTATCAAGTTAATGTCTCTAATGCTGACATTCGTCACGGAAAGTTTCATAATACTAAAGTTGCGAATTCTAACATGAATGGCTCATTTTTTGACCATTCACTATTCACCTCTGCGAAGATAGAAGATTCAGACCTTTCTACAACTTCAATGTATAAGATAAAAATCCAAGACTCTCAAGTTTATAACAGTACGCTTTCTCACCATAATATTGATTCCAGTGAAATAGAAAATTCAACATTCTTTAATTTATTAGCTGATAATTCAAGCTGGTCCAATTTAAAAGTAACTAATTCAAATTTTGTTGAAAGCGACTTCAGATCTTCTTTGCTTCACGCTAATGCCTTTAGGAAAACTAGCTTTTTTCTTAGCAATTTGAGCAATTCAACAATTAGTGATATGTCTTTTCACTCTTCAAGCATATATAAAAGTTCAGTTGCTGATGCTCATTTAACAGATTGCAAGTTTGATAATTCGATTTTGATTGACAATCAAGGGCAGAAAAAACTTGCAGGGTTAGAAAATGCTATAACTTCAATTGGAGATTTGCAAGAGAAAATATCACAGGGTGAAAAATTTAATGTAAATTATTCTTACTTTGAATTTAAGGATATGAATTTAGAAAATGCCGATTTTTCTAATTCAACATTGAGTAGAGCAAAGTTTGTAAACGTTAATTTGAATAAGGCAAATCTTGAAAAAACCGATTTGCGCTATACTGTCTTTGATAATTCTTCTCTTATTGGCACCAATTTATCAAATTCTAATTTAGAAGGTTCTAGTTTTTTAAACTCTGATCCAAAAAGCGCCATATTAAAAAATGCAAAGAAAAATGACCGTAAAAAGTGA
- a CDS encoding ankyrin repeat domain-containing protein, with product MKNILYFVLLVVVFGSLSLFAVEQFEEKKIESVHENENVGVRKQDSTNQKDEFKSNVDAKQTQEAESKRVTDKEKLEHNKNKASVVEKTINEGERIDKGLPNDPLEESTDKFVQNSPNVANKEVNKDLKPEPLPLSADLNENTTDPQKNLQIDQKIDIKDNELSKSDASQLLEERKEEVGSQSEEKKVKETNNNSKDHNRVKPITKKDEEEQSEKKNLQKWTKLNREPIKEWGHKDIQSKSIYKRQYDSLNEHLPTTVFIDDYSKQFFYCIKKNNLTCLRGIISKLEKIGFTTQEILRFRNKLGDTPLIYSVKQGEVDIVRFLLLQGADLRVVNNNFQSPIDIAIEKKQINIINAIAEMMPHLLEDRKIDNKESSAMYDWAVKTKEIQCDKQDD from the coding sequence ATGAAGAATATTTTATATTTTGTATTATTAGTTGTTGTATTTGGATCACTCAGCCTATTTGCTGTAGAGCAATTTGAAGAAAAGAAAATCGAATCAGTTCATGAAAACGAAAATGTAGGTGTAAGGAAGCAAGATAGCACAAATCAAAAAGATGAGTTCAAAAGCAACGTCGATGCTAAACAAACACAAGAAGCTGAGAGCAAAAGAGTAACCGATAAAGAGAAGCTGGAACACAACAAGAACAAAGCTTCCGTGGTTGAAAAAACTATAAATGAAGGTGAAAGGATTGATAAAGGTTTGCCAAATGACCCGCTAGAAGAAAGCACAGACAAATTCGTCCAAAATTCACCAAATGTGGCCAATAAAGAAGTGAATAAAGATTTGAAACCAGAGCCTTTGCCTTTAAGTGCTGATTTAAATGAGAATACAACTGACCCGCAAAAAAATCTACAAATTGATCAGAAGATTGATATAAAAGATAATGAACTTTCAAAAAGTGATGCGAGTCAATTATTAGAAGAAAGAAAAGAGGAAGTAGGGAGTCAGTCTGAAGAAAAAAAAGTGAAAGAAACAAACAATAATTCTAAGGACCACAATAGAGTAAAACCTATAACTAAAAAAGATGAAGAAGAGCAAAGTGAAAAGAAAAATTTACAAAAATGGACAAAGCTAAACAGAGAACCAATAAAAGAATGGGGTCATAAAGATATACAAAGCAAGTCAATATATAAGCGGCAGTATGACAGTCTTAATGAGCATCTTCCTACAACTGTATTTATTGATGATTACAGTAAGCAATTTTTTTACTGTATTAAGAAAAATAACTTAACTTGCTTAAGAGGAATAATAAGTAAGCTAGAAAAAATTGGATTCACAACTCAAGAGATACTAAGGTTTAGAAATAAATTGGGTGATACTCCTCTCATTTATTCAGTTAAACAAGGTGAGGTAGACATAGTGCGCTTTCTCTTATTACAAGGCGCTGATCTTAGAGTAGTTAATAATAATTTTCAATCCCCAATTGATATAGCAATCGAAAAAAAGCAGATCAATATAATAAATGCGATTGCCGAAATGATGCCACATCTTTTGGAGGATAGAAAAATAGACAATAAAGAAAGCTCAGCAATGTACGATTGGGCTGTGAAAACGAAAGAAATACAGTGCGATAAGCAAGATGATTAG
- the cgtA gene encoding Obg family GTPase CgtA has protein sequence MGFIDEVKLCLKAGDGGDGCASFRREKFVEFGGPNGGNGGKGGNIVFISDANLNTLLHFRYRRHIKADSGKNGAGRDRSGTAGKDVILRVPVGAQIIDEESEEVIVDLDKPDMEFQVAQGGKGGLGNTNFKSSTNKAPRHFTYGQPGEEKHVLLKLKVLSDVGIIGMPNAGKSKFLTRCSNSDTKVGDYPFTTVRPHLGVTKVDDSEVVIADIPGIITDAHLGVGLGHKFLKHIERCKILLHLIDVTHDDVVSAYSCIHNELELYNGDLVEKEEIVVLNKCDLLREAEILEKKNHLANYLNKEVLCLSINDDLHPILRLLSEKLKKSNPKEIDVYDPFKL, from the coding sequence ATGGGTTTTATAGACGAAGTAAAATTGTGTTTAAAAGCCGGTGACGGTGGTGACGGCTGTGCAAGTTTTCGTCGAGAAAAGTTCGTTGAATTTGGTGGTCCAAATGGTGGTAATGGAGGAAAGGGTGGAAACATAGTTTTCATCAGCGACGCTAATCTCAACACTTTGCTTCATTTTCGTTATAGAAGACACATTAAAGCAGATAGTGGGAAAAACGGTGCAGGCAGGGATAGATCTGGCACAGCAGGAAAAGACGTTATACTTAGAGTTCCAGTCGGTGCACAAATAATTGATGAAGAAAGTGAAGAGGTAATAGTCGATCTTGACAAGCCTGATATGGAATTTCAAGTAGCACAGGGTGGAAAAGGTGGACTTGGAAATACTAATTTTAAATCTTCTACTAATAAGGCACCAAGACATTTTACTTATGGTCAGCCTGGCGAAGAAAAACATGTATTATTAAAACTAAAAGTTTTATCAGATGTTGGAATTATTGGCATGCCAAATGCAGGTAAATCAAAATTTTTGACTCGCTGCTCAAATTCCGATACAAAAGTAGGCGATTATCCATTTACCACCGTAAGACCCCACTTAGGTGTGACAAAAGTGGATGATAGCGAAGTTGTAATAGCAGATATTCCTGGAATAATTACTGATGCTCACCTTGGAGTTGGGCTCGGGCATAAATTTTTAAAGCACATAGAAAGGTGTAAAATTTTACTTCATTTAATTGATGTAACTCATGATGACGTTGTTTCGGCTTATAGTTGTATCCATAATGAATTGGAACTTTACAATGGTGATCTTGTTGAAAAAGAAGAGATTGTAGTATTAAACAAATGCGACTTGCTGAGAGAAGCAGAAATTCTAGAAAAGAAGAATCACCTAGCTAATTATCTTAATAAAGAAGTCCTGTGCTTATCAATTAATGATGATTTACATCCCATTTTAAGATTGTTAAGTGAAAAATTGAAAAAGAGTAATCCTAAGGAAATTGATGTATATGATCCTTTTAAGCTATAA
- the eno gene encoding phosphopyruvate hydratase, with translation MNKIINNVFAREILDSRGYPTVEVEIELCDGAIGRASVPSGASTGKLEALELRDQDEKRYCGKGVLKAVQAVNGVIANEIIGMDATNQSAIDKALIELDGTKNKSKLGANATLGVSLAVAKAAANSFKMPLYRYLGGEQMSVMPVPLINVINGGVHADNKLDFQEFMILPVGAETFSEAIRISAEVFHNLRSILKKKGYSTNVGDEGGFAPNIESTEEALDLIIYAIESAGYSTKCDFALGLDVASSTFYEDGIYKFENKELTSEKLAEYYCNLVEKYPIISIEDAMSEDDYEGWKLLTAKLGSKIQLVGDDLFVTNCELICKGIEEKMANAVLIKPNQIGTLTETFAAIEMAKSNGYKAVISHRSGETEDTTISHIAVASNCGQIKTGSLSRSDRLAKYNELIRIESALGKDAKYYRGLAWVL, from the coding sequence ATGAATAAGATAATCAACAACGTATTTGCAAGAGAAATTTTAGATAGCAGGGGTTACCCCACTGTTGAGGTGGAAATTGAACTCTGTGATGGAGCAATAGGTAGGGCCTCTGTACCTTCTGGAGCTTCAACTGGTAAATTAGAAGCCTTGGAACTCAGAGACCAAGATGAGAAAAGGTATTGTGGTAAAGGAGTGCTGAAAGCTGTTCAAGCTGTAAATGGAGTGATAGCAAATGAAATCATTGGCATGGATGCAACAAACCAAAGTGCAATTGATAAAGCATTAATTGAACTAGATGGAACAAAAAATAAATCTAAACTTGGAGCAAATGCAACTTTGGGTGTGTCTCTTGCGGTTGCAAAAGCTGCTGCGAACAGTTTCAAAATGCCGCTATATAGATATTTGGGAGGAGAGCAGATGAGTGTTATGCCGGTTCCACTCATTAACGTAATTAATGGTGGAGTACATGCAGACAATAAGCTCGATTTCCAAGAATTCATGATTCTTCCAGTCGGTGCTGAGACTTTCAGTGAAGCAATCAGAATATCTGCGGAGGTGTTCCACAACTTACGTAGCATTCTTAAGAAAAAGGGTTATAGCACAAACGTAGGAGATGAAGGCGGTTTTGCACCAAATATTGAAAGTACTGAAGAAGCACTTGACTTGATCATATACGCTATAGAATCTGCCGGTTATTCAACAAAATGTGATTTTGCACTAGGCCTTGATGTTGCTTCATCTACTTTTTATGAAGATGGAATTTACAAATTTGAAAACAAAGAACTTACTTCGGAGAAATTGGCTGAATACTATTGTAACCTTGTGGAAAAATATCCAATAATTTCTATAGAAGATGCAATGAGTGAAGATGACTATGAAGGTTGGAAATTGCTTACTGCAAAATTGGGGAGTAAAATTCAATTGGTTGGGGATGATTTGTTTGTTACAAATTGTGAACTGATATGTAAAGGAATAGAGGAAAAAATGGCAAATGCTGTACTGATCAAGCCAAATCAAATAGGGACGTTAACAGAAACTTTTGCTGCAATTGAAATGGCAAAATCAAATGGCTACAAAGCTGTGATTTCTCACCGCTCAGGTGAAACAGAAGACACAACAATATCTCATATAGCAGTTGCATCAAATTGCGGGCAAATAAAAACCGGATCGCTATCGCGTTCTGATAGACTCGCAAAGTATAACGAGCTAATCAGAATAGAAAGCGCATTAGGAAAGGATGCTAAATATTATCGTGGGTTAGCATGGGTTTTATAG
- a CDS encoding efflux RND transporter periplasmic adaptor subunit: protein MQLFLTRLVNKFYCLKMRNKVIIISSIAFILLFFISSAFLKKDQAVHSTSSFSVKTQECVPQNRTIYLNFSGTVNPLHRVSLISKISGQIIAIYLPDGEKIKRDDVVLKIEDSDRIEQVQKAKALLKQREIEYDSSHTLNKKGYRAQIQVEAAFTALQSAKADLKRLELDLENTAVKSPIDGYIDKINVTEGDFVNAGQKIADVVDFDQILVVLYVSENEVNKIELGSTAQINLLDGKELAGEVSFISKIAEPKTGSYRVEVKVTNNKMISLQGLTANVRLPSGERFVYKIPSSALSLSDEGTLGIKIVDDNNYVIFTPVEIVDHESDGVWIVANNEDRPVKLIVLGHLFVKPGDKV from the coding sequence ATGCAGTTGTTTCTAACAAGATTGGTCAATAAATTCTATTGTTTAAAGATGAGAAACAAAGTAATCATCATTTCCAGTATTGCTTTTATTCTACTGTTTTTTATCAGCAGTGCATTTTTAAAAAAAGATCAGGCGGTTCATAGTACTAGTAGCTTTTCAGTAAAAACTCAAGAATGTGTGCCGCAAAACCGCACTATATATTTAAATTTTTCTGGTACAGTAAATCCCCTACATAGAGTTAGCCTTATATCAAAAATAAGTGGTCAGATTATTGCTATTTATTTACCTGATGGTGAAAAGATAAAAAGAGATGATGTAGTGTTAAAGATAGAAGATTCTGACAGGATTGAGCAAGTTCAGAAAGCCAAAGCTTTATTAAAGCAGCGTGAAATTGAGTATGATTCCTCTCACACACTGAATAAAAAAGGCTATAGAGCACAAATACAAGTAGAGGCAGCTTTTACTGCGTTACAAAGTGCAAAAGCTGACCTAAAAAGGCTAGAATTGGATTTAGAAAACACTGCAGTTAAATCTCCTATAGATGGTTATATTGATAAAATCAATGTAACCGAAGGGGATTTTGTTAACGCTGGGCAAAAAATAGCTGATGTAGTTGATTTCGATCAAATTCTTGTGGTGTTATACGTTTCGGAAAATGAAGTAAATAAAATAGAGCTAGGCAGCACAGCTCAAATTAATTTGCTGGACGGAAAAGAATTGGCAGGTGAAGTAAGTTTTATTAGTAAAATTGCTGAACCTAAAACTGGGTCTTATAGGGTAGAGGTAAAGGTAACTAACAATAAAATGATATCTTTGCAGGGACTAACTGCCAACGTAAGGCTACCTTCAGGCGAAAGATTTGTATATAAAATTCCTTCTTCAGCCCTGAGCTTAAGTGACGAAGGTACTCTTGGAATAAAGATTGTTGATGACAATAATTATGTAATATTTACACCAGTAGAAATTGTTGATCATGAGAGCGATGGGGTTTGGATAGTAGCAAATAACGAAGATAGACCCGTAAAGTTAATAGTACTGGGCCACCTATTTGTTAAGCCTGGTGATAAGGTTTAG
- a CDS encoding GNAT family N-acetyltransferase, translating into MNKNITFKALKEEHFSLLLKWLETPHVKKWWDADINWTPELIEKKYSNYVKGFKRLKLKTQIIEKPMHAFIINCDGVDIGYIQYYNKHDFPPEQGYDTSELPESCAAIDWYIGELDYVGKGIGPQALNIFLNEFVFKVSENAFVDPDTANVRAIRVYEKVGFKKIRESNDTILMIKARIPENHAR; encoded by the coding sequence ATGAATAAAAATATCACATTTAAAGCGTTGAAAGAAGAACATTTTTCACTGTTATTAAAATGGCTAGAAACACCCCATGTAAAGAAGTGGTGGGATGCGGATATAAATTGGACACCAGAGTTAATTGAGAAAAAATATAGCAACTACGTTAAAGGATTCAAACGTTTGAAACTTAAGACACAAATTATTGAAAAACCAATGCATGCATTCATTATTAATTGTGACGGGGTTGATATTGGTTATATTCAATACTATAACAAACATGATTTTCCACCTGAGCAGGGCTACGATACTTCTGAGCTTCCAGAAAGCTGTGCTGCTATAGACTGGTATATCGGAGAGCTGGATTATGTGGGCAAAGGCATTGGTCCACAAGCTTTGAATATATTTTTAAACGAATTTGTCTTTAAAGTTTCTGAAAATGCTTTTGTTGACCCAGATACAGCAAATGTTCGTGCAATCCGTGTTTACGAAAAAGTTGGATTTAAAAAAATTAGGGAAAGCAATGATACAATTTTAATGATTAAGGCAAGAATTCCTGAGAACCATGCAAGATGA
- a CDS encoding AEC family transporter has protein sequence MFFTLFLKILPIYITIFIGYLAGKCLKIDRNTISQILFYIANPIVILYGVSHTEVNLKVISLPILIWFIGSTMSLSVYYLSSFLFKDNTRNILAFSSGSTSMGYFGLPIAMALFDEDSVSVYVVCYIGMTLFENSLGFYIAANGIYTAKECILKFFKLPSLYAMVLGFFLSIYDIQIPTFLTDVMMNIRSTFVTLGMVLLGVSIANIASFKIDWKLALITITAKYVFWPLFVLGIVLLDKHVIGVYDESIYKALMLLAIIPVSGSSIILANILNYQPDKATLLLLISTAVGLFYVPLIISLFFTKLVPF, from the coding sequence ATGTTCTTTACTCTTTTCCTAAAAATATTACCTATCTATATTACGATATTTATTGGTTATTTAGCAGGAAAATGTCTTAAAATTGATAGAAACACTATATCTCAAATACTCTTTTATATAGCTAATCCAATAGTGATTTTATATGGAGTCTCTCATACAGAAGTTAATTTAAAAGTAATTTCTCTGCCGATTTTGATATGGTTTATAGGTAGCACTATGTCCTTATCAGTGTATTATCTTTCTTCTTTTTTATTTAAGGATAACACGAGAAACATATTAGCATTTAGCTCGGGCAGCACAAGTATGGGTTATTTTGGCCTGCCGATTGCCATGGCTTTATTTGATGAAGATTCAGTATCTGTATATGTTGTTTGTTATATAGGAATGACGTTGTTTGAAAATAGCTTAGGATTTTACATAGCTGCAAATGGTATTTATACCGCAAAAGAATGCATATTAAAGTTCTTCAAACTTCCTTCGCTTTATGCGATGGTTCTGGGCTTCTTTTTAAGTATATACGATATACAAATACCCACTTTTTTAACAGATGTTATGATGAATATTAGAAGTACGTTTGTCACATTAGGAATGGTGCTACTTGGAGTGAGCATTGCGAATATTGCAAGCTTTAAAATAGATTGGAAGCTTGCTTTGATCACTATTACAGCAAAGTACGTATTCTGGCCACTGTTTGTTTTAGGAATTGTCCTTTTAGACAAGCATGTTATAGGTGTATACGATGAGAGCATATATAAAGCACTGATGTTGCTGGCTATTATTCCAGTTTCTGGGTCCAGTATAATACTTGCTAATATTTTGAATTATCAACCAGATAAAGCTACTCTGTTACTTCTAATCAGTACTGCAGTGGGACTATTTTATGTTCCACTAATAATATCATTATTTTTTACTAAACTTGTTCCTTTTTGA